Proteins from one Staphylococcus saprophyticus subsp. saprophyticus ATCC 15305 = NCTC 7292 genomic window:
- the rpsG gene encoding 30S ribosomal protein S7 yields the protein MPRKGSVPKRDVLPDPIHNSKLVTKLINKIMLDGKRGTAQRILYSAFDLVKERSGREAVEVFEEAIDNIMPVLEVKARRVGGSNYQVPVEVRPERRTTLGLRWLVNYSRLRGEKTMEERLANEILDAANNTGGAVKKREDTHKMAEANKAFAHYRW from the coding sequence ATGCCTCGTAAAGGATCAGTACCAAAAAGAGACGTATTACCAGATCCAATTCACAACTCTAAATTAGTTACAAAATTGATCAACAAAATTATGTTAGATGGTAAACGTGGAACAGCACAAAGAATTCTTTATTCTGCATTCGACTTAGTTAAAGAACGTAGTGGTCGTGAAGCAGTTGAAGTTTTCGAAGAAGCTATCGATAACATCATGCCAGTATTAGAAGTAAAAGCTCGCCGTGTAGGTGGTTCTAACTATCAAGTACCAGTAGAAGTTCGTCCAGAGCGTCGTACTACATTAGGTCTTCGTTGGTTAGTTAACTATTCGCGTCTTCGTGGTGAAAAAACTATGGAAGAACGTTTAGCTAATGAAATCTTAGATGCTGCTAACAACACTGGTGGAGCAGTTAAGAAACGTGAAGACACACATAAAATGGCTGAAGCTAACAAAGCATTCGCTCACTATCGTTGGTAG
- the tuf gene encoding elongation factor Tu, with amino-acid sequence MAKEKFDRSKEHANIGTIGHVDHGKTTLTAAIATVLAKNGDSVAQSYDMIDNAPEEKERGITINTSHIEYTTDKRHYAHVDCPGHADYVKNMITGAAQMDGAILVVSAADGPMPQTREHILLSRNVGVPALVVFLNKVDMVDDEELLELVEMEVRDLLSEYDFPGDDVPVISGSALKALEGDADYEQKILDLMQAVDDFIPTPERDSDKPFMMPVEDVFSITGRGTVATGRVERGQIKVGEEIEIIGMQEESSKTTVTGVEMFRKLLDYAEAGDNIGALLRGVSRDDVQRGQVLAAPGTITPHTKFKADVYVLSKDEGGRHTPFFTNYRPQFYFRTTDVTGVVNLPEGTEMVMPGDNVEMDVELISPIAIEDGTRFSIREGGRTVGSGVVTVINE; translated from the coding sequence ATGGCTAAAGAAAAATTTGACCGCTCAAAAGAACATGCCAATATTGGTACTATTGGTCACGTTGACCATGGTAAAACTACTTTAACAGCTGCTATCGCAACTGTATTAGCAAAAAATGGTGACTCTGTAGCACAATCATATGACATGATTGACAACGCTCCAGAAGAAAAAGAACGTGGTATTACAATCAATACTTCACACATCGAGTATACTACTGACAAACGTCACTATGCTCACGTTGACTGCCCAGGTCACGCTGACTATGTTAAAAACATGATCACTGGTGCTGCACAAATGGACGGAGCTATCTTAGTAGTATCTGCTGCTGATGGCCCAATGCCACAAACTCGTGAACACATTCTTTTATCACGTAACGTTGGTGTTCCAGCATTAGTTGTATTCTTAAACAAAGTTGACATGGTTGACGATGAAGAATTATTAGAATTAGTAGAAATGGAAGTTCGTGACTTATTAAGCGAATATGACTTCCCAGGTGACGATGTACCTGTAATCTCTGGTTCTGCATTAAAAGCTTTAGAAGGCGACGCTGACTATGAGCAAAAAATCTTAGACTTAATGCAAGCTGTTGATGACTTCATTCCAACACCAGAACGTGATTCTGACAAACCATTCATGATGCCAGTTGAGGACGTATTCTCAATCACTGGTCGTGGTACTGTTGCTACAGGCCGTGTTGAACGTGGTCAAATCAAAGTCGGTGAAGAAATCGAAATCATCGGTATGCAAGAAGAATCAAGCAAAACAACTGTTACTGGTGTAGAAATGTTCCGTAAATTATTAGACTACGCTGAAGCTGGTGACAACATTGGTGCATTATTACGTGGTGTTTCACGTGATGATGTACAACGTGGTCAAGTTTTAGCTGCTCCTGGTACTATCACACCACATACAAAATTCAAAGCGGATGTTTACGTTTTATCTAAAGATGAAGGTGGTCGTCATACGCCATTCTTCACTAACTACCGCCCACAATTCTATTTCCGTACTACTGACGTAACTGGTGTTGTTAACTTACCAGAAGGTACTGAAATGGTTATGCCTGGCGATAACGTTGAAATGGATGTTGAATTAATTTCTCCAATCGCTATTGAAGACGGTACTCGTTTCTCTATCCGTGAAGGTGGACGTACTGTTGGATCAGGCGTTGTTACAGTAATCAACGAATAA
- the fusA gene encoding elongation factor G, whose amino-acid sequence MARDFSLDRTRNIGIMAHIDAGKTTTTERILYYTGRIHKIGETHEGASQMDWMEQEQDRGITITSAATTAEWDNHRVNIIDTPGHVDFTVEVERSLRVLDGAVTVLDAQSGVEPQTETVWRQATTYGVPRIVFVNKMDKLGANFEYSVSTIHDRLQANAQPIQLPIGAEDEFEAIIDLVEMTCFKYTNDLGTEIEEIEIPEDHKERAEEARAALVEAVAETDDELMEKYLGDEEISIPELKAAIRKATTDVEFYPVLVGTAFKNKGVQLMLNAVIDYLPSPLDVKPIIGHRADNPDEEVIAKADDNAEFAALAFKVMTDPYVGKLTFFRVYSGTLSSGSYVKNSTKNKRERVGRLLQMHANSRQELNTVYSGDIAAAVGLKDTGTGDTLCGEKNDIILESMDFPEPVIHLSVEPKSKADQDKMTTALVKLQEEDPTFHAHTDDETGQVIIGGMGELHLDILVDRMKKEFNVECNVGAPMVSYRETFKSSAEVQGKFARQSGGRGQYGDVKIEFSPNETGGGFEFENAIVGGVVPREYIPSVEAGLKDSMENGVLAGYPLIDVKARLFDGSYHDVDSSEMAFKVAASLALKEAAKKCDPVILEPMMKVTIEMPEEYMGDIMGDVTSRRGRVDGMEPRGNAQVVNAYVPLSEMFGYATSLRSNTQGRGTYTMYFDHYAEVPKSIAEDIIKKNSGNKAE is encoded by the coding sequence ATGGCTAGAGATTTTAGTTTAGATAGAACTCGTAATATCGGTATCATGGCTCACATCGATGCTGGTAAAACAACTACGACTGAACGTATTCTTTACTATACTGGACGTATCCATAAAATTGGTGAAACACACGAAGGTGCTTCACAAATGGACTGGATGGAACAGGAGCAAGACCGCGGTATCACTATCACATCAGCTGCAACGACAGCAGAATGGGATAACCACCGTGTAAACATCATCGATACACCTGGACACGTAGACTTCACTGTGGAAGTTGAACGTTCATTACGTGTACTTGATGGCGCAGTAACAGTATTAGATGCACAATCTGGTGTTGAACCTCAAACTGAAACAGTTTGGCGTCAGGCAACAACTTATGGTGTACCTCGTATTGTTTTCGTTAACAAAATGGACAAATTAGGTGCTAACTTTGAATACTCAGTAAGCACAATTCATGACCGTTTACAAGCTAATGCGCAACCAATTCAGTTACCTATCGGTGCTGAAGATGAATTTGAAGCAATCATCGACTTAGTTGAAATGACATGTTTCAAATACACAAATGATTTAGGAACTGAAATTGAAGAAATTGAAATTCCTGAAGATCATAAAGAAAGAGCTGAAGAAGCTCGTGCGGCATTAGTTGAAGCAGTTGCTGAAACTGACGACGAATTAATGGAAAAATATCTTGGTGATGAAGAAATTTCAATCCCTGAATTGAAAGCTGCTATCCGTAAAGCAACTACTGATGTAGAATTCTACCCAGTTCTTGTTGGTACAGCATTCAAAAACAAGGGTGTTCAATTGATGCTTAATGCAGTAATTGATTATTTACCTTCACCATTAGATGTTAAACCAATTATTGGTCACCGTGCTGATAATCCAGATGAAGAAGTTATCGCAAAAGCTGATGACAATGCTGAGTTCGCTGCTTTAGCGTTCAAAGTAATGACTGACCCTTATGTTGGTAAATTAACATTCTTCCGTGTTTATTCAGGTACATTATCATCAGGTTCATATGTTAAAAACTCTACGAAGAACAAACGTGAACGTGTAGGTCGTTTACTACAAATGCACGCTAACTCTCGTCAAGAGTTAAACACAGTATATTCAGGAGATATCGCTGCTGCGGTAGGTCTTAAAGATACTGGTACTGGTGATACTTTATGTGGTGAAAAAAATGACATCATCTTGGAATCTATGGATTTCCCAGAGCCTGTTATTCACTTATCAGTTGAACCAAAATCTAAAGCGGACCAAGACAAAATGACTACTGCTTTAGTTAAGTTACAAGAAGAAGATCCTACATTCCATGCACACACAGACGATGAAACTGGACAAGTTATCATTGGTGGTATGGGTGAACTTCACTTAGATATCTTAGTAGACCGTATGAAGAAAGAATTTAACGTTGAATGTAACGTTGGTGCGCCAATGGTTTCATACCGTGAAACATTTAAATCATCAGCTGAAGTTCAAGGTAAATTCGCTCGTCAATCAGGTGGTCGTGGTCAATATGGTGACGTTAAAATTGAATTCTCACCTAATGAAACAGGTGGCGGTTTCGAATTCGAAAACGCTATCGTTGGTGGTGTAGTTCCACGTGAATACATTCCATCAGTTGAAGCAGGTCTTAAAGATTCAATGGAAAACGGTGTATTAGCTGGATATCCTTTAATTGATGTTAAAGCTAGATTATTTGATGGTTCATACCATGATGTCGATTCATCAGAAATGGCCTTCAAAGTCGCTGCATCATTAGCACTTAAAGAAGCTGCTAAAAAATGTGATCCAGTTATCTTAGAACCAATGATGAAAGTAACAATCGAAATGCCTGAAGAGTACATGGGTGACATCATGGGTGACGTAACATCTCGTCGTGGACGTGTTGATGGTATGGAACCTCGTGGTAATGCACAAGTTGTAAATGCTTATGTACCACTTTCAGAAATGTTCGGTTATGCAACATCATTACGTTCAAACACTCAAGGTCGTGGTACTTACACTATGTACTTTGATCACTATGCTGAAGTTCCAAAATCAATTGCCGAAGACATTATCAAGAAAAACAGTGGTAATAAAGCTGAATAA
- the rpsL gene encoding 30S ribosomal protein S12: MPTINQLVRKPRQSKSKKSDSPALNRNFNSKKKKFTDLNSPQKRGVCTRVGTMTPKKPNSALRKYARVRLSNNIEINAYIPGIGHNLQEHSVVLVRGGRVKDLPGVRYHIVRGALDTSGVDGRRQGRSLYGTKKPKK, translated from the coding sequence ATGCCAACTATTAATCAATTGGTACGCAAACCAAGACAAAGTAAATCAAAAAAATCTGATTCACCAGCATTAAACAGAAATTTTAACAGTAAAAAGAAAAAATTTACTGATTTAAATTCACCACAAAAACGTGGGGTTTGTACTCGTGTCGGTACTATGACACCTAAAAAACCTAACTCAGCGTTACGTAAATATGCGCGTGTTCGTTTGTCTAACAACATTGAAATCAATGCGTATATCCCTGGTATCGGACATAACTTACAAGAACACAGTGTTGTACTTGTACGTGGTGGACGTGTAAAAGACTTACCTGGTGTACGTTACCATATCGTACGTGGTGCGCTTGATACTTCAGGTGTTGATGGACGTAGACAAGGCCGTTCATTATACGGAACTAAAAAACCTAAAAAATAA
- a CDS encoding ribosomal L7Ae/L30e/S12e/Gadd45 family protein, with amino-acid sequence MSNEKVARFNKQHFVIGLKQTLKALNKDQVTSLIIAEDVEVHLMTRVLSQINHKHIPVSFFESKQALGKYVGINVNAAIVALLK; translated from the coding sequence ATGTCTAATGAAAAAGTTGCACGCTTTAACAAACAACATTTTGTTATTGGTCTTAAACAAACGCTAAAAGCTTTGAATAAAGATCAAGTTACATCATTGATTATCGCTGAAGACGTAGAAGTTCATCTTATGACTCGCGTGTTGAGCCAAATCAATCACAAACACATACCTGTTTCATTTTTCGAAAGCAAACAAGCTTTAGGGAAATATGTAGGTATAAACGTTAATGCAGCTATTGTTGCATTATTAAAATGA